A DNA window from Streptomyces bacillaris contains the following coding sequences:
- a CDS encoding family 16 glycoside hydrolase — MHPRPFHRLRRRAPLGRQPLRRHLTGLLAASFLVGAFTAVPATAAPAADELPPQEPGVTLRVFDVQVPLDELCDIKAGQTPNVDKLMPRIDWNAPEDFGFEDRFVSQVTANIHVPEDGSYTFRLTSDDGSRLLIDDQLVIDHDGLHGAEPEDGTVTLAAGHHALRIDHFDRTGGQQVTLAWQPPGVGGFTVVPDSVLTTDADVVRVTAPGRKECEGALDSPGDGLPLNDVHPDYALTDLRPEGFEPQVSAMDWLPDGRLAVATWGGTDNETGEVYLLDGVRGETGPDRVEAKKVAEGLKEPMGIKAVDGKLYVSQKHELTELTDTDGDDVTDERRTVATWPYGGNFHEFAFGLLYRDGHFYLNLSVAIDLGGATADPQPAENRGTTIKVNKETGEVSYLAGGLRTPNGIGWGPENDLFVLDNQGGWLPSSKLVHIKQDRFFNHYTNPSGPFDAKPVTKPVLWLPQNEIANSPSTPLQLTEGRFAGQLLFGDVTYGGIQRAYLEKVHGEYQGAVFRFTQGLEAGVNRISTGPDGAIYAGGLGAGGNWGQEGKLTYGLQKLTPSGGKAFDILAMRAKPGGFELEYTEPLSEETAANLAQSYQVEQWTYAPTPAYGGPKIDEETLRVGSATLSEDRRKVTLALPGLKPNRVVHVRSPRPFSSASGTELWSTEAWYTLNSLPGDQPPPTLYEAEEATLTGGAGVDTEHAGYSGGGFVDNFGNQGAAVTFDVTAEKAGTYDVGLRYSNGPHPAPGTKTISVHVNGTKVRQTSLGSTTDWKTWATKNEQLQLREGRNTITYSYDSGDTGHVNLDMIAVHPQGARIQLFDGTDQANWQHPDGRSPQWPVSNGEMEIKDGDLRTKQGFADFRVHVEFWLPNLPPDVTGQDRANSGVYLQERYEVQILDSYGDDTLADNEAGSIYTKKAPDVNAATPPETWQTYDITFRAARFDAAGNKTEDARISVVWNGVTVHDDVAVDGPTGGGAAEAATAGAIRLQDHGSKIRYRNVWVEPLT, encoded by the coding sequence CCGGGCGTGACCCTGCGGGTCTTCGATGTCCAGGTGCCCCTGGACGAGTTGTGCGACATCAAGGCGGGCCAGACGCCCAACGTCGACAAGCTGATGCCGCGGATCGACTGGAACGCGCCGGAGGACTTCGGCTTCGAGGACCGGTTCGTCTCCCAGGTGACCGCCAACATCCATGTGCCCGAGGACGGTTCGTACACGTTCCGGCTCACCAGCGACGACGGGTCACGGCTGCTGATCGACGATCAGCTGGTCATCGACCACGACGGGTTGCACGGCGCCGAGCCGGAGGACGGTACGGTCACCCTCGCGGCGGGCCACCACGCCCTGCGCATCGACCACTTCGACCGCACCGGCGGCCAGCAGGTCACGCTGGCCTGGCAGCCGCCGGGGGTCGGCGGGTTCACCGTCGTACCGGACTCCGTGCTGACGACCGACGCCGATGTCGTACGGGTGACGGCTCCGGGCCGCAAGGAGTGCGAGGGCGCGCTCGACTCCCCCGGCGACGGGCTGCCGCTCAACGATGTCCACCCGGACTACGCGCTCACCGATCTGCGCCCCGAGGGGTTCGAGCCGCAGGTCTCCGCCATGGACTGGCTGCCGGACGGGCGACTCGCGGTGGCCACGTGGGGCGGCACGGACAACGAGACCGGTGAGGTCTATCTCCTCGACGGCGTGCGGGGCGAGACCGGCCCGGACCGGGTGGAGGCGAAGAAGGTGGCCGAGGGGCTCAAGGAGCCCATGGGCATCAAGGCCGTCGACGGGAAGCTCTACGTCTCGCAGAAGCACGAACTCACCGAGCTGACCGACACCGACGGCGACGACGTCACCGACGAGCGGCGGACCGTGGCCACCTGGCCGTACGGCGGCAACTTCCACGAGTTCGCCTTCGGCCTGCTCTACCGGGACGGCCACTTCTACCTCAACCTCTCCGTGGCGATCGACCTCGGCGGCGCGACGGCGGACCCGCAGCCCGCCGAGAACCGCGGCACCACCATCAAGGTGAACAAGGAGACGGGCGAGGTCAGTTACCTCGCCGGAGGCCTGCGGACTCCCAACGGCATCGGCTGGGGCCCGGAGAACGACCTCTTCGTCCTGGACAACCAGGGCGGCTGGCTGCCCTCCTCCAAGCTGGTCCACATCAAGCAGGACCGCTTCTTCAACCACTACACCAACCCGTCCGGCCCCTTCGACGCGAAGCCCGTCACCAAACCGGTGCTCTGGCTCCCGCAGAACGAGATAGCCAACTCGCCCTCCACACCTCTCCAGTTGACCGAGGGCCGGTTCGCCGGGCAGCTGCTCTTCGGGGACGTGACGTACGGCGGTATCCAGCGCGCCTACCTGGAGAAGGTCCACGGCGAGTACCAGGGCGCGGTCTTCCGCTTCACCCAGGGCCTGGAGGCGGGCGTCAACCGGATCAGCACGGGCCCGGACGGCGCGATCTACGCGGGCGGGCTCGGCGCGGGCGGCAACTGGGGCCAGGAGGGCAAGCTGACGTACGGGCTCCAGAAGCTCACCCCCAGCGGCGGCAAGGCGTTCGACATCCTGGCGATGCGGGCGAAGCCCGGCGGCTTCGAGCTGGAGTACACCGAGCCGCTCTCGGAGGAGACGGCGGCGAACCTGGCCCAGAGTTACCAGGTCGAGCAGTGGACCTACGCGCCCACCCCGGCCTACGGCGGCCCCAAGATCGACGAGGAAACCCTCCGGGTCGGCTCGGCCACGCTCTCCGAGGACCGCAGGAAGGTCACGCTCGCCCTTCCCGGCCTCAAGCCGAACCGCGTCGTCCACGTCCGCTCCCCGCGCCCCTTCTCCTCCGCGAGCGGCACGGAGCTGTGGTCCACGGAAGCCTGGTACACGCTCAACTCCCTCCCGGGAGACCAGCCTCCGCCCACCCTGTACGAGGCGGAGGAGGCCACCCTCACCGGCGGCGCGGGCGTCGACACCGAGCACGCGGGCTACTCGGGCGGCGGCTTCGTCGACAACTTCGGCAACCAGGGCGCGGCGGTCACCTTCGACGTGACGGCGGAGAAGGCGGGGACGTACGACGTCGGCCTGCGCTACTCCAACGGCCCGCACCCGGCCCCCGGCACCAAGACCATCAGCGTCCACGTCAACGGCACGAAGGTCCGGCAGACGAGCCTCGGCTCCACCACCGACTGGAAGACCTGGGCGACGAAGAACGAGCAACTTCAGCTGCGCGAGGGCCGCAACACCATCACGTACTCCTACGACAGCGGCGACACCGGCCATGTGAACCTCGACATGATCGCCGTCCACCCCCAGGGCGCCCGCATCCAGCTCTTCGACGGCACCGACCAGGCCAACTGGCAGCACCCGGACGGCCGGTCGCCCCAATGGCCGGTGAGCAACGGGGAGATGGAGATCAAGGACGGCGACCTGCGCACCAAGCAGGGGTTCGCGGACTTCCGCGTCCACGTGGAGTTCTGGCTGCCGAACCTCCCGCCGGACGTCACCGGCCAGGACCGCGCCAACAGCGGTGTCTACCTCCAGGAGCGGTACGAGGTGCAGATCCTGGACTCGTACGGTGACGACACCCTGGCCGACAACGAGGCCGGATCGATCTACACGAAGAAGGCCCCGGACGTGAACGCGGCCACCCCGCCCGAGACCTGGCAGACCTATGACATCACCTTCCGCGCCGCCCGCTTCGACGCGGCGGGCAACAAGACGGAGGACGCCAGGATCAGCGTCGTCTGGAACGGCGTCACCGTCCACGACGACGTGGCGGTCGACGGCCCGACCGGCGGCGGAGCGGCCGAGGCGGCGACGGCGGGGGCCATCAGGCTCCAGGACCACGGCAGCAAGATCCGCTACCGGAACGTGTGGGTGGAGCCGCTGACGTAA
- a CDS encoding TRAFAC clade GTPase domain-containing protein yields the protein MTTVICPYCFDRAPAARLPYRCLMTPNGVRGGTPCDAEPDDVWADFMGPGLPPSQRLRGPVFPAPRTLAALRGTSARQPCPRCGVATAVRVCRGCHNDFPGEYCDQDSRIIALVGAKASGKSTYVSVLVNELRGRVGREFTISLPAMGAETQRRDREMEEDLYERLRLPDTTRPAALGFNDPLLYRLSVPRRGRYARGSRHTTLVFFDAAGEDLKSAEAMARYTQYLAAADGIILLVDPLQLGSVRDRTGSADGPPLPAVETSPQQIASDLAVQLRSHGRSVSRGRVTTPMAVAVTKTDALRPLLGAHSPLLHNAPHTGGKHDDDDRLAVHEELRSLLSDWDSGVLCRQLENDFAELSYFGLSALGSPPPADAPADAPKSGPQPVRVEDPLLWLLGRRGLIPVRKGRKGREEDRLGDRRESRDLTGKADA from the coding sequence ATGACGACCGTCATCTGCCCCTACTGCTTCGACCGCGCACCCGCCGCGCGACTGCCCTACCGCTGTCTGATGACGCCGAACGGCGTGCGCGGCGGCACCCCGTGCGATGCCGAACCCGACGACGTATGGGCGGACTTCATGGGTCCGGGCCTGCCGCCGTCGCAGCGGCTGCGCGGCCCGGTCTTCCCCGCGCCCCGGACGCTGGCGGCCCTCCGCGGCACCTCCGCCCGGCAGCCGTGCCCCCGGTGCGGGGTGGCCACCGCAGTGCGGGTCTGCCGGGGCTGCCACAACGACTTCCCCGGTGAGTACTGCGACCAGGACAGCCGCATCATCGCCCTGGTCGGCGCCAAGGCCTCCGGGAAGAGCACCTATGTGTCCGTGCTCGTCAACGAACTGCGGGGCCGGGTGGGCCGGGAGTTCACCATCTCGCTGCCCGCGATGGGGGCCGAGACCCAGCGCCGGGACCGGGAGATGGAGGAGGACCTCTACGAGCGGCTGCGCCTCCCGGACACCACGCGTCCGGCGGCGCTGGGCTTCAACGACCCGCTGCTCTACCGGCTGAGCGTGCCGCGCCGGGGGCGGTACGCCAGGGGAAGCAGACACACCACCCTGGTCTTCTTCGACGCGGCGGGCGAGGACCTCAAGAGCGCGGAGGCGATGGCCCGTTACACCCAGTACCTGGCGGCGGCCGACGGGATCATCCTGCTCGTCGACCCGCTCCAGCTCGGTTCGGTGCGCGACCGCACCGGGTCCGCCGACGGGCCGCCGCTGCCCGCGGTCGAGACCTCGCCGCAGCAGATCGCCTCCGATCTCGCCGTCCAACTCCGTTCCCACGGACGGAGCGTGTCGCGGGGCCGGGTCACTACCCCGATGGCCGTCGCCGTGACGAAGACGGACGCGCTGAGGCCGCTGCTGGGCGCGCACTCACCGCTGCTGCACAACGCGCCCCACACCGGCGGCAAGCACGATGACGACGACCGGCTGGCCGTGCACGAGGAGTTGCGCTCCCTGCTGAGCGACTGGGACTCCGGGGTGCTCTGCCGCCAGCTGGAGAACGACTTCGCCGAGCTGTCGTACTTCGGCCTCTCCGCCCTCGGCTCCCCGCCGCCCGCCGACGCACCGGCCGACGCCCCGAAGTCGGGCCCGCAGCCGGTCCGGGTGGAGGACCCGCTGCTCTGGCTGCTGGGACGGCGCGGGCTGATCCCGGTCCGCAAGGGCCGCAAGGGCCGCGAGGAGGACCGCCTCGGCGACCGCCGGGAGAGCCGGGACCTCACGGGGAAGGCCGACGCATGA
- a CDS encoding GTPase-associated protein 1-related protein, producing MSLGQLHYTSAPPGPDGSGFRFTALTPGLPQSVLREAEQLIGYEPPRNAPARPSADELDAFPRAFSYSELSDGSRLLARTVYTGADYSGRWGNFHAHAVHLAPGQQLPDGALPVSAWESPGWATATPEGGTPPPLSVLPPSSGLDRDGLIAFAASRAPWLAAVFTDLQRQAEDETAPQIVLVERDSADVARWVVLASTVLPRRAVHRLTFTTYTRRPHLAGQRIIGVLPDDAHGLAGSGRRHRVHDCTVPPSPDSPEPTPWAVAAARIWSAGALELFQYADRLPGDPFTPGPLSALALCAGIDLPSPHRTAAARWACEHPSELSQEELEGLVQTLAEPGYTPAEPRHTPVEPWHTPTEPGQTSAGPGHTPTEPWPTSAGPGHTPTEPWPTPTAPQPDVAPVPASTPPAETAALAELFARVGAGLRPEIAAPLAARLFTAAVRSAEPVRPPDRGALTDEVARRLAAELGPELRAGIADAAGGTGRPLRLLRVAGSLGVDYADLVPSLAHRLASALLADPSAYGGELDGTLADRPDLRSALLRELDTAAGAAPASVTVLLERAPLELESREALPYLRMCGWIARSPSGGGDGTGARDRTGELRAVLGAAGVSVVAHPPLLRIAFRLVWGAATPTPEEARYVLAEQGADLHRTAETWPFLVTAALNGLPGDPHTDELAHELLTAFPDRLPPRDRAALLLLEFARDLRAGGAEPGWVDRVLGLRRAAEPVNPPVLEHVFGRLARQLLHDPGPGRELDDLIRGNDADLCAAYEQVAREDSVRDRLLRDPHYLAARFVDWNAHPQAGGAWGKVRGPLLDGVLRPAARALGAQELAAVEAALTERGSRYADDFRAWNRPGALSRLGLRFGSRDSRTPGRRRGGDS from the coding sequence ATGAGCCTGGGACAGCTGCACTACACCTCGGCGCCGCCCGGCCCGGACGGCTCGGGGTTCCGCTTCACCGCGCTCACCCCCGGGCTGCCGCAGTCGGTGCTCCGGGAGGCCGAGCAGCTCATCGGCTACGAGCCGCCCCGGAACGCGCCCGCACGCCCGTCGGCGGATGAACTCGACGCGTTCCCCCGGGCGTTCAGCTACAGCGAGCTGTCCGACGGCAGCCGGCTGCTGGCCCGTACGGTCTACACGGGCGCCGACTACAGCGGCCGCTGGGGCAACTTCCACGCCCACGCCGTGCACCTGGCCCCGGGGCAGCAACTCCCGGACGGCGCCCTGCCCGTCAGCGCCTGGGAGTCCCCCGGCTGGGCCACGGCCACCCCCGAGGGCGGCACGCCGCCGCCCCTGTCCGTGCTGCCGCCCTCCAGCGGGCTGGACCGGGACGGCCTGATCGCCTTCGCCGCGTCCAGGGCGCCCTGGCTGGCCGCCGTTTTCACCGACCTCCAGCGCCAGGCCGAGGACGAGACCGCGCCGCAGATCGTCCTCGTGGAGCGGGACAGCGCCGATGTGGCCCGGTGGGTGGTCCTGGCGAGCACGGTGCTGCCGCGCCGGGCCGTCCACCGGCTGACGTTCACCACCTACACCCGGCGCCCGCACCTCGCCGGGCAGCGGATCATCGGCGTCCTGCCGGACGACGCCCACGGCCTGGCCGGCTCCGGGCGCCGCCACCGGGTCCACGACTGCACCGTCCCGCCCTCCCCCGACAGCCCGGAGCCGACGCCGTGGGCGGTGGCCGCCGCCCGGATCTGGTCGGCCGGTGCCCTCGAACTCTTCCAGTACGCCGACCGGCTCCCGGGCGACCCGTTCACGCCGGGCCCCCTCTCGGCGCTCGCCCTGTGCGCCGGGATCGACCTGCCGTCCCCGCACCGGACGGCAGCGGCTCGCTGGGCGTGCGAGCATCCCTCGGAGCTGAGCCAGGAGGAGCTGGAGGGGCTGGTCCAGACCCTGGCGGAGCCCGGATACACCCCGGCGGAGCCCCGGCACACGCCGGTGGAGCCTTGGCACACGCCAACGGAGCCCGGGCAGACATCGGCGGGGCCTGGGCACACGCCGACGGAACCCTGGCCGACATCGGCGGGGCCTGGGCACACCCCGACGGAACCCTGGCCGACACCAACAGCGCCCCAGCCGGACGTAGCACCCGTACCGGCGTCCACCCCACCCGCCGAGACCGCCGCCCTGGCCGAGCTGTTCGCCCGGGTCGGTGCCGGTCTGCGGCCGGAGATCGCCGCCCCGCTGGCCGCCCGGCTCTTCACGGCCGCCGTCCGCTCGGCCGAGCCGGTCCGCCCGCCGGACCGTGGGGCCCTGACCGACGAGGTGGCCCGGCGGCTGGCAGCCGAGCTGGGCCCGGAGCTGCGGGCCGGGATCGCGGACGCGGCGGGCGGCACCGGGCGTCCGCTCCGGCTGCTGCGGGTGGCCGGTTCCCTCGGTGTGGACTACGCCGATCTCGTGCCCTCGCTCGCCCACCGGCTGGCGTCCGCGCTGCTGGCCGATCCGTCCGCGTACGGAGGTGAGCTGGACGGGACACTCGCGGACCGGCCCGACCTGCGCTCCGCCCTGCTGCGGGAGCTGGACACGGCGGCCGGGGCGGCTCCGGCCTCCGTCACCGTGCTGCTGGAGCGCGCCCCGCTGGAGCTGGAGAGCCGGGAGGCCCTGCCGTATCTGCGGATGTGCGGCTGGATCGCCCGCTCCCCGTCCGGTGGCGGGGACGGCACCGGTGCCCGGGACCGGACCGGGGAGCTGCGGGCCGTCCTGGGAGCGGCGGGGGTCTCCGTCGTGGCCCATCCGCCGCTGCTGCGGATCGCCTTCCGCCTGGTGTGGGGGGCGGCCACGCCGACGCCGGAGGAGGCCCGGTACGTCCTCGCCGAGCAGGGCGCCGACCTCCACCGTACGGCGGAGACCTGGCCCTTCCTGGTCACGGCGGCGCTCAACGGCCTCCCGGGGGACCCGCATACGGACGAGCTGGCCCACGAACTCCTCACCGCGTTCCCCGACCGGCTCCCGCCCCGCGACCGGGCGGCGCTCCTGCTGCTGGAGTTCGCCCGCGACCTGCGGGCGGGTGGCGCGGAGCCCGGCTGGGTGGACCGGGTCCTCGGGCTCCGGAGGGCCGCCGAACCGGTGAACCCCCCGGTGCTGGAGCACGTCTTCGGCCGCCTGGCCCGGCAGTTGCTGCACGACCCCGGCCCGGGCCGCGAGCTGGACGACCTGATCCGCGGCAACGACGCCGACCTCTGCGCGGCCTACGAGCAGGTCGCCCGCGAGGACTCCGTACGCGACCGGCTCCTGCGCGACCCTCACTACCTGGCGGCCCGCTTCGTCGACTGGAACGCCCACCCGCAGGCGGGCGGCGCGTGGGGCAAGGTCCGGGGCCCGCTGCTGGACGGGGTCCTCCGACCGGCCGCACGGGCGCTGGGCGCCCAGGAGTTGGCTGCTGTGGAGGCGGCTCTCACCGAGCGCGGCAGCCGGTACGCGGACGACTTCCGCGCCTGGAACCGCCCCGGCGCCCTGAGCCGCCTCGGCCTCCGCTTCGGCAGCCGCGACAGCCGGACGCCGGGCCGCCGTCGCGGCGGTGACTCCTGA
- a CDS encoding TRAFAC clade GTPase domain-containing protein, with protein MGGLISAALWLTVAVWAGVCLFRAFWEFLALALRASAQGIGPRTTGTPDPRIPPVGAEPARRAYWSELLWVDAYTSTRTAASAVRHRLLGRWMAVTARRMFTGRQPSTGYRFDHWIARSVVRLLAPGTALGAITGALLASAVMVLVHLVMWLLAGLVWLAAVAGVAVLRGADRGVALVRGVRMKCPYPGCYRPFPLAVHRCPGCRTAHRELRPGRFGALWHLCSCGRRLTAVSLFGRDRLPVECPHCDRSLPSGIGRLRTVHIPVVGGTSSGKTMLMAAAVAGLHASAGRSALKVEFATADDRRDVVDLDGQLKQSGRVRKTQGGQPRALMLRISHRRGRRLLYLYDPMGESLYDVDSTRRQEYLAHADGVILVVDVLADPRVRRSFSADEEALARGANPSEPGPWETYQTFTGELPGLTGRRRGTRLPLAVVVTKRDVLDRIDRLRVPATGIGPWLATIGLDRLVRDLGHRFRTRRYWALSAYAATGTGPLVSEQQRAAEAVLWILARTGLRVGKLLPEESESLKAPPRAPRSARRPRPRPYRARARRPYKIVQPHDGARRDR; from the coding sequence ATGGGCGGGCTGATCTCGGCGGCGCTCTGGCTGACCGTGGCCGTCTGGGCGGGGGTGTGTCTGTTCCGGGCGTTCTGGGAGTTCCTCGCCCTGGCCCTGCGCGCCTCCGCCCAGGGCATCGGCCCTCGGACCACCGGCACCCCCGACCCCCGTATCCCGCCCGTCGGGGCCGAGCCCGCGCGGCGCGCGTACTGGTCGGAGCTGCTGTGGGTGGACGCGTACACCTCCACCCGGACAGCCGCGTCGGCCGTCCGGCACCGGCTGCTGGGCCGGTGGATGGCGGTCACCGCCCGGCGCATGTTCACCGGCCGCCAGCCCTCCACCGGCTACCGTTTCGACCACTGGATCGCCCGCTCCGTCGTCCGGCTGCTGGCCCCGGGCACCGCGCTCGGTGCCATCACGGGGGCGCTCCTGGCGTCGGCGGTCATGGTGCTGGTCCACCTCGTGATGTGGCTGCTGGCGGGCCTGGTGTGGCTGGCGGCGGTGGCCGGGGTCGCCGTGCTGCGCGGGGCGGACCGGGGCGTGGCGCTGGTGCGGGGAGTCCGGATGAAGTGCCCCTACCCGGGGTGCTACCGGCCCTTCCCGCTCGCCGTGCACCGCTGCCCGGGGTGCCGCACGGCCCACCGGGAGCTGCGGCCGGGGAGGTTCGGCGCGCTGTGGCACCTCTGCTCGTGCGGGCGGCGGCTCACGGCCGTCTCCCTGTTCGGGCGCGACCGGCTCCCCGTCGAGTGCCCGCACTGCGACCGGTCGCTCCCGTCCGGGATCGGACGGCTGCGCACGGTGCACATCCCGGTGGTCGGCGGGACGTCGTCGGGCAAGACGATGCTGATGGCGGCCGCGGTCGCCGGGCTGCACGCGAGCGCCGGGCGGAGCGCGCTGAAGGTCGAGTTCGCGACGGCCGACGACCGGCGGGACGTGGTGGACCTCGACGGGCAGCTCAAGCAGTCCGGTCGGGTCCGCAAGACGCAGGGCGGCCAGCCCCGGGCGCTGATGCTGCGGATCAGCCACCGCCGCGGCCGTCGGCTCCTCTATCTCTACGACCCGATGGGCGAGTCCCTGTACGACGTGGACTCCACCCGCCGCCAGGAGTATCTGGCCCACGCCGACGGGGTGATCCTGGTCGTCGACGTGCTGGCCGACCCCCGGGTGCGCCGGTCCTTCTCGGCGGACGAGGAGGCGCTGGCGCGCGGGGCCAACCCGTCGGAGCCGGGACCCTGGGAGACGTACCAGACGTTCACCGGCGAGCTTCCGGGGCTGACCGGCCGGCGTCGGGGCACCCGGCTGCCGCTGGCGGTGGTGGTCACCAAGCGGGATGTGCTGGACCGGATCGATCGGCTGCGCGTCCCGGCCACGGGCATCGGTCCGTGGCTGGCCACGATCGGTCTGGACCGGCTGGTACGGGACCTGGGGCACCGCTTCCGCACCCGCCGGTACTGGGCGCTCAGCGCCTACGCGGCCACCGGGACGGGCCCTCTGGTGAGCGAGCAACAGCGGGCGGCGGAGGCGGTGTTGTGGATTCTCGCCCGCACGGGCCTACGGGTCGGCAAGCTGCTCCCCGAGGAGTCCGAGAGCCTCAAGGCGCCCCCTCGGGCTCCGCGGTCGGCCCGCCGTCCCCGTCCCCGTCCGTACCGGGCCCGCGCGAGGCGCCCGTACAAGATCGTTCAACCCCATGACGGAGCCCGACGTGATCGTTAA